A segment of the Caviibacter abscessus genome:
AACATATGTGAATTAACTTTTGATGATACAACTATTATTAAAGTTCCTCCAAGTGATATTGATATTGATAAAAAAATACCTATAAGTGTGTCAGATGACATCTTAGTTCTATTTCTTGTGTAGTTTATAAGTATTCCAAAAATTATACAATACGTAAACAGCATTATATATGGAGAATCATATGGTTCACCTAATAAAACTCCAAGTGCTATACCCGTTAAGGCTGCATGTCCTATTGATTCTGAAAAAAATGCCATTCTTTTAGTTACTACCATAGTCCCCAGTCCCCCTAATATGGGACCTACAAATAAGGCTGATATAAGGGAATTTATAACAAAAGCATATTTAAAATAATCAGGTAATATCCCTTGATATGCTAAATTAATAAAAAAATTTCTAATCATATCTAATATATTTGTAAACATAATTCTCCCTTTTAAACATATATGCTTAATATTTTTTCATCTGTTAATTCAGTTGCAGGGTCTCCTGTAAACTGAATTGATTTTTTTATACAAGTTACCGTATCAGCCATTTCTTTCACCTGTTTAATATTATGATGTATCCAAAGTATAGTTATACCTTCCTGTTTTAATTTTTTTATTACATTTAAGAAATATTGCTCTCCAATACTGTCAATTCCTGTAAACGGTTCATCAAGTATTAATAAATTAGGTCTTGGGTTTATTGCTTGTGCAAGCAATAATCTTTGTAACTCTCCACCTGATAAATTTCCTAAAAGTCTTTTTCTTTTATCAAGTAAACCGACTTCATCTAAAATTTCATTTATATATTTTCTTTTATCTTTTGAAACACCAAGAAAACAAGGTTTCTTTTGATAACATATTGCTAAAAAATCCTCAACTGTTATAGGTAAAGTTCTTTCAAACTCTAGTACTTGTGGAACATATCCAAATATCTTAGTATCTTCATACTCAAGATGTATGACTCCTTCATAAGGTACTTGTCCTAATAAACATCTTAAAAGCGAAGTTTTTCCTCCACCGTTAGGACCTATTAAACAATGTATTTCACCTTTTTTTATAGTCATATTTATATTTTCTAATATTTTTGTGCTTCCCAGTTCTAAAAACAAGTTACATATTTTTATCTGAACTCCATTTACCATATATTCCACCTTATTTTATTGAATTAGCAACACTTTCTAAATTTTGTTTCATAAATTTTTCAAAAGCATCTTTAGTATATTTTCCTTTTGTAGCATGAGATAAGTAAGCTATTTTTATACCTGTTTCATTTTGTATTATTTGTGCATTTCTATGATTTCCTGTATCTTCATCAAACAATATACTTATATTGTTATTTTTAATTTTGTCTATTATAACTTTTAAATCTCCAGCTGAAGGATTTTGACCATGTGCAGGTTCTACAACAGATGATACTGTTAGTCCAAATTCAGCCAATAAATAATCATAACCTGCATGTGTTGTTGCTATTTTAACATTATGAACTTTACCTTTAACTTTTTCAAGTGCTTCTCTTTTTAATTCTCTTAATTTTTTATCATAAGCTCTTGCATTTTTGATATAAAACGCCTTATTTGCAGGATCAATTTCTCCTAATTTTGATGCAATATAACCTATTTGTTGTATTGCTTGTGTGATTGATATAAATGTATGTGGATTTTTAAGCCCTGCTTTTTTTTGACCAGCAGCAATCATAGTTGTTGTTCTTGCATTTGCATTAATAACTTTAATTTTTTTCCCTTGTTTTTGTACTATGTTAATCATAGGATTTATAAACTCATCATGTCCTATACCATTTACTACTAAAATATCAACATTTGCTAATTTTTTTACATCTTTTGCTATAGGTCTATAAGAATGAACATCCATATTTTCAGGTATTATCGGAACTACATTCATTTTATCGCCAACTATATTAGCAACATATGAATAGTACGGTATTAAAGTAATTCCTACTGATAATTTTGAAAAACTTAAATTGCTAAAAATCATTAAAACCAGAATGTATATATACTTTTTCATTTTATTTTCCTTTCGCATCATTTATTAAATCTTCACCAGTGTAAGCTATAATTTCTTTCATAAGCTTTACTTTTTCAGATATTTCCCTAACATTTTCTTTTCCTGTTATATTTTTTATTTCATCTTTTGAATATTTAATAATTGACTTGTTTGTTTTAACATTAATAATTATTGCAAAATCTCCTGCAACATAACGATGTAAACTAATGCCTAAATAATAAATTTCATTAGTTTTAGGACTAAAAAACATATACCATTTATGTTCTCCCTTTGCTTCCCATGAAGCATCTTTAACAAATGGTGGATATGCTTGTTCTTTATCTAAAAATTCAGGTGTAGGTGCCTCTTTGAACTCTTCCATTATAGATTGAAAATCCGAGCCAAATATTTGTAATTCAGTAAAAATAGTATTTTCAGTAGTATTCAAACTTGTACTTAATATTTGTGTATTTTCTATTTTTTTACTTTCCTTTTTAGTAATTGTAAATTTTAAAAGTATTCCTGCAAATAATATTAACAGTATTATTATACTTAAAATAGCCATATTCTCTTTTTTAGAACTTGCTGGTTCTATAATTTCATTTTTAATAAAAATCACCACCCATTCTGTTAAAAAATCATATCACCTTTGATTGTTTTTTTCAATAAAAAATTTGATTATCAAAATAAAAAAAGGAGCATTTGCCCCTTATAACACATCTGGTGTCGTAGTTAATACACGAGAACCGAATTCATACTTGTACTCTGTCTTAGCACCATTTTCGTCATATTTAGTTGCTTCTCCATGTAATAACCCATTTTTATAATTTAACTGTTCCTTTATTTTACCATTTTCATAATAATATGTAACTGTTCCATTTATTTTGCTACCTATATAATTTTTTTCAGATCTTAATGACTCTGTTCCGGGATAGTATTCAAACCAAGTTGCTTTTGTAGGAATATTTGTATACTTTTCATAAGTTTCAATTAATACAGCCTTACCTAAAGAGTTGAAATATGTTTGTATACCATATAAGTATCCGTTATCATATGTTCCCATTGTTGTAAGTATTGCTTTATCATTATTTTTATCTATTACATAAGTATAATATTCACCTTGTAACTTATTATTTTTGTATTCTATTATTTTCACTTCATCTTCTGTGTAAATTATATACTTACCTTCTTGTCTTTTTTGTGTAACTTCATCTTCTATATATTCAACATACCCACTTGAATTAACATTTTCTCTTTTTTCAATTTCAATACCATTTTCATATGTAATTATCGCTGTAAGTATTCCACTTCTATCAAATTTTCTACTTTGACCCGATAAAATTCCATTTACATAAGAAGATATACTTAAAAATATATTTTCATCTTTTTCTTTTTTTATTTCTTTATATTCTCCATTTAGCACAGCATTACCTGAAATATCAAAAAAAGTCATAACAACTCACACCCCATTCATTTTATAGAATAAGTATACCACATAAATATTCTGTTTACAACGATTAAAACTTAGGTTATAATTATCATATATTATAGTATAAATGAGGTTTTAATTATGTTTGAATATATATGGTATTTTATTATTTACTCATTCTTAGGTTGGTGCATTGAAGTTATTTATCAGGCACTTACGCACAAAAAATTTATTAACCGAGGCTTTTTAAATGGAGCATATTGCCCAATTTATGGTTTTGGTGCTGTTTTTGTTATTTATCTTTTAAAAGGTACAGTAAACAATCCAATTATTTTATATGCTTTAGCTGTTGTAATAACATCTATAATTGAGTATATTACAGGTTTTGTACTAAAGAAAATATTTGGATTATTATGGTGGGATTATACAAATGAACATTTTAATTTAAGTGGTTATATTTGTTTAAAATTTTCATTATTATGGGGAATTGCTGCCCTTATATTAATGTATGTTATTCACCCTAAAACTATATTTTTAGTCAATTTTTTTAATAATAAAATAGGTAATATCCTACTAATAATGTTAATTTTAGTTGTATTTTTTGACTTTCTAATCTCAATACTTAAATTATTCAGTCTAAAAAAAGACAGAAAAAAACTTGAAAAATTAAGTAAAAAATTTAGAGTAGTCTCTGACGAAATAGGTAAAAATTTAGCAGACATTACTATACAGTATGAAAAGAAATATAAAAGGCTTATGAAATCATATCCTAAATTAAAGGATATTTTTAAAAATTTTAAATAGAAAGGGACAATATGGAAAGTTTAAAAGAAGTTTTTAAAATTGGTTGCGGTCCTTCAAGTTCCCACACCATGGGGCCTGAAAGAGCTGCCAGACAATTTAAGAATATGTATCCTAATGCTTCTAAGTATCGTGTAGAATTATACGGTAGTCTTGCTGCAACAGGAAAAGGACATATGACAGATTGGATAATTATAAAAACACTAAAACCTAAACATACCGACATTTTATGGAATCATTTATATGTCCACCCTTATCATACAAATTATCTTAAGTTTGTAGCTATTGATGAAAACGATAATGACTTTGCATCTTGGGAAGTTTTTTCAATCGGTGGCGGAAGTATAAGGGAAATGAAAGATGGAATTGTAATGGCTCCAAAAGAAAAAGATCCTTACGAACTATTTAAATTAAAAGATATTATATCTTGGTGTAATGAAAATAATAAAAAACTTTGGGAATACGTTGAATACTATGAAGATTCTGATATTTGGGACTATTTGGAAAGTATATACAACGCTATGTATAACTGCATTAAAAGAGGTATTCAAAAAGACGGACTTCTTCCTGCAAAATTAAGATATGCTAGAAAAGCTAAAACCATGTACGAACAATCTTTAATAGCTCCTGCATCTTTAAGTTTAACAAAAAAAGTTTTTTCATATGCACTTGCAACTTCTGAAGAAAATGCGAGTGCTGGAGAAGTGGTTACTGCTCCTACTTGTGGAGCCTGTGGAGTAATTCCTGCTGTTTTAATAAGTATGGTTGAAGAATTTAATATTAAAAAACAAGAGGCTTTAAGAGGTCTTGCTATAGCCGGATTAATAGGTGCATTAATTAAAAAAAATGCAACAGTTTCAGGAGCTGAAGGCGGTTGCCAAGCTGAAATAGGATCTGCTTGTTCCATGGCTTCAGCTATGGCCACCTATCTTTTAGGTGGTAACTTAGATCAAATTGAATATGCTGCTGAAAGTGGTATGGAACATGCCTTAGGTATGACTTGTGATCCTATTGGCGGGTATGTTATAGTTCCTTGCATTGAAAGAAATGCAGTTTTTGCTGTAAAAGCTTTAAATACAGCAAATTATGTTCTATCAGTCGGTTCAGATCATTTAATTAGTTTTGATGATGTAATAATAACTATGGCAGAAACAGGAAAAGATTTATGTCCTGCTTATAGAGAAACTTCTGAAGGCGGACTTGCAAAATATTATGATAAATTACTTCAAAAGCAAAAAGAATTAGGCCTATTTGGAGGAACTCCTCTAGATTAAATTAGAGTATAGATTTTATACTCTTTTTTTACTTAATAAATCTATTTTCAACTATTCAAGCCCCATTTTTTTTGATATAATAAGCATACAAAAATAAATAGACAGGAGTAATGATGAAATTAATTGTAGGTCTTGGTAATCCCGGAGAAAAATACAAAAAAACAAGACATAATATCGGTTTTATATTCCTAGATGAAATTGTGTCTTCACTAAATTTAGGAAACAATTTTAAAAATGATTTTAATTCAGAATATATTAAAACGGATAATGCTTTTTATCAAAAACCTTTAACATATATGAATGATAGTGGTTTAGCAATAGCATCGCTTATGAAATATTATAAATTAAAAATAGAAGATGTTTATGTCATATACGATGATATGGATTTAGAAGTAGGTCAAATAAGAATTAGAAAACAGGGCAGTTCCGGTGGACATAACGGAATAAAATCAATAATATCTCATTGCGGAAAAGATTTTGTTAGAATTAGAATAGGTATAGGCTCAAAAAAAAATAATGCAATAAATCATGTATTGGGCAACTTTACCACTGATGAAATGAATATTTTAAATGAAAAGAAAAAATATATCGTTGATTTAATAAAAGATGTATTAAATGGTACAACTACGGAAAAAATAATGTCAAAATACAACAATAAATAGTGCTAGATTAGAAAATAAAAATAGTGTAAAATATGTTTAAATAAAAATCAAAAGGGAGGTCAATCTTTAATGATCTATAGGCAAATTCTTTTCCAATTTTTAGGTGGTTTAGGATTATTCTTATTTAGTATTAAATACATGGGTGATGGGCTACAACTTTCTGCTGGAGAAAAATTAAGATACATTTTAGATAAATATACAACTAACCCATTTTTAGGAGTTCTTACAGGTATATTCGTAACAATTCTTATACAATCAAGTTCTGGAACAACTGTAATAACTGTAGGCCTAGTAGGAGCCGGTTTACTAACATTAAGACAAGCAATTGGTATAATAATGGGTGCTAATATAGGTACTACTCTTACAACATTTATTATAGGTTTTAATTTATCAAAATATGCTCTTCCAATAATTTTTATAGGGGCAGCTTTATTATTCTTTACCAAAAAACAATTTTTAAATAATATGGGAAGAATATTATATGGATTTGGTGGAATTTTCTACGCATTAAGCCTTATGGCTGCTGCAATGTCTCCGCTTAAATCTGAACCTTGGTTTACTGATTTAATGTTAAAACTTGGAAACAACTCTATTTTAGGAGTATTTATAGGTACTGTTCTTACGATGTTAATTCAAGCTTCTTCTGCAACAATAAGTATACTTCAAAATTTATACGCAGATAACCTTATAACATTAAAAGCAACACTTCCGGTTTTATTCGGAGACAATATAGGAACTACCATAACAGCAATCCTTGCTTGTATTGGAGCTTCAACTGCTTCAAAAAGAGTAGCTTTAACACATGTGCTATTTAATATTATAGGAACAATAATATTTTTAATTTTCCTAGCACCGTTTACTAAATTTACGATGTTAATTCAAACGTTTTTCAGTTTGCCACCAAAAATGACAATAGCTTTTGCTCACGGATTCTTTAATGTTGCAAATACAATTATACAGTTTCCATTTATAGCAGGACTTGCATATATAGTTACTAAGATATTCCCAATAACTGAAGAAGAAATCACATATAAGCCTGAATATCTTGATGCTTTATTAATACATAAAGCTCCTTCGGTTGCATTAGGACAATCAAAAAAAGAAATAGGCGTTATGCTTACTAAAGCAAATAGAAACTTTGATTTAGCTTCAGAATTTTTTCAAACTAGACAAGAAAAATTAAGCTCAAAAATTGAAAGAAAAGAAGAAGAATTAAACCAATTAGATCAAGAAATAACAAAATATATAACTCAAATATTTAGAGAACACTTATCTGTAAAAGAGGGTGAAATAGGTTCTGCATTACTTGATATAACACGTGATATTGAAAGAATAGGAGATCACGCATTTGGAATAGTTAAAGATGTAAATTATCAAATAAAGAAATCTTTAATATTCTCAGATTATGCAAAATCTGAGGTTCTTGTGCTTAGTAAAATAACAAAAGAAATGTTATCATTAACTTATGAAGCATTAATTGAAAATGATAAAATCAAAGCTATTGAGGCCCTTGATTATCACAATAGAATTTATGAGTATGAGAAAAAAGTCAGAAAAAAACACATTTCAAGAATGAATGAAGGAGAATGTCAAATAACAGCTGGTTTATATTACGTTGATACTATAAGCCATTTCACAAGAATTTGTGATCATGCTAGAAATATTGTAGAAAAAGTAATTAACGATCAATTATAAAGAAAGGATAAAATAACAAAATGAAAATTAATTTAAATGGTAAAGGCGGACTTTACGTTCACTTAGTATTTGAAACTGAAAATGTTACTTGTGATATTTTCAATCACTTAAAAGAAAATAAACTTTATAGTGCTAAATTAAATGAATTATATGTAAACACTTATGAAAAAGCTATATTTTTAGGTTTAGGAAAAAAAGAAGAATTTACTTTGGATAAAGCTCGTGATGCATTTTTCTTATTAGCAAAAGAATTAATGGCAAAAAAAATAACTGAAGTTGAAATGGAAATACCTAAATTTGACGGTTTATGTGTTAAGAAAACAGCAAGTGCAATTGCAGAAGGACTTATGCAAGCTGAATATAAATTTGATAGATTTATGTCAGATAAAGAGGAAAAAGTTGAACTTACAGTAAACTATATTTCTACTGCTGATCCTTCAAAACACCATAAGGTTCAAGAAGGTATTAATGAAGCAAAAATCTTAATTGATTCAATATTTATCACAAGAGATCTAGTAAACTTACCATCAAATTATATATATCCTGAAACACTTGCAAAACATGCAGTTGACATACTTAGCCCTTTAGGAGTTAAAGTTAGTGTTTACGATAAAAAACAAATTGAAGAAATGGGATTACTTTCATTCTTATCAGTTGGTAAAGGTTCAGATAATGACCCTAGACTTATAGTTATGGAATATAACGGAGATAGTCAAAGTGATGAAAAACTTGGATTAGTTGGTAAAGGTATAACTTATGATTCAGGCGGTTATTCATTAAAACCTAGTGATGGTATGAAAACTATGTTCTGTGATATGGGAGGAGCTGCAACTGTTATAGGTTCAATACGTGCAATAGCACAAGGAAAACTGAAAGCTAACGTAGTTGGTGTTGTTGCTGCTTGTGAAAATGCAGTTTCAGGTCATGCTTATAAACCAGGAGATATAATAGGATCATTATCAGGTAAATCAATAGAAGTTGATAACACAGATGCTGAAGGAAGATTAACTCTTGCTGATGCCGTTTACTATACTGCTTCTGTTATGAAAGCAACAAGAATTATAGATCTTGCTACACTAACAGGTGCTTGCTTAATTGCTTTAGGTGAAGTTTATACAGGTAGTGTTACTAACAATCAAATGTTCTTTGATGAAGTAAAAGCTGCTTCTGTTGAAGCTGGAGAAAAAATATGGCAATTACCTATTGATCCATTATTTGCTAAACAAAACAAATCAAGAGTTGCAGATATAAAAAATACTGGTGGAAGACTTGCAGGTACTATAACTGCCGGAATGTTTGTTGGTGAATTCGTAAATAACTTACCTTGGGTTCATTTAGATATAGCAGGTACTGCATTCTTATCAAAACCATATAGTTATTTACCTGAAGGTGCAACAGGAATACATGTTAAAACATTATATAAATTAGTTGAAAAAACATATTCAACTTGTCAATTATAGTTTAAATAAAAAAGCTTGAGAAAAATTTTCTCAGCTTTTTTTATTACCACTCAAACTTATATGATGCTCCACCTCTATATCCTTGAGTTAATATTCCTAATGACAATGAAATTTTATGAGTATCTTTTATTAAAATATCTGAACCTATATCAAAATAATGAGACATATAATTATTTTTAGACATAATTACATCTTTTCCATATATTGTATACTTATTTACATTATTAAGCTTTTTATTTAATCCATATGAAGCATATAACTTAACTTTTGGGTTTTCTCCAAACTTATATCCAATTTTTACACTACCTCCAACAGTTATATTCATAGCAGGCATCATTGTAATTTTATCTTTATTTTGATCTAAAACACTTCTTTTAAAGTTATAGTTATAGGCAAGATTAACATTTGGTTCAATAAAAAATTTTTTACCAAGTAAAAAACGAGCATTAATAACTCCGCTTACACCAAAATAATGATTACTAAATCCTACATCAAACTTTTGAAAATTATAATTAAATTCATGTTGTGTAAATAATTGTAATTTTAAATCAGGAACAGTATATGCTGCATTTATACCTATACTAATTCCATTGCTTACATCATTTAAATTATTTAGGTGATTATAACCTAAAACTGCACCAATATTTGCTTCATTTCCATAAAGAGTAAAAGGTTTATTTATAGCTATTTTAGAAGAAATAAAATATTTTTCTTTATTTCCAAACGAATAAGCATAAACTTTAGCAAACATATTTTTAGTTTTTTTATTATTTAAAAAATTAATATAATTTTCTCCACTTGTTTTATTCTCCATAATGCCTTCATAAATATCTGCTTCATAAATTAAACTTTCCATTTTATAATCTTTTTGAGTATCATTAAGTTTCATAAATACTTTTTTTCTTTCATACAATCTATTATAATCAATTGTTCCTGCTAACAAAAAACTAGGAAACATTATAAATATTAAATATTTTTTCATTTTTTCTCTCCTATTTCGGCCAAAATATGCCATAAAATTTACTATTTTTAGGATAAAAGCTCTTCTTTATTCTTCCTCCTTGGTTACCTCCAAGACAAAAATATCCTTTATCAGTTTCATTTAAAATAAATGTGCAATGTCCACTTATCTTATTCTTATTTCTTAAAACTAAAATTGCTCCATATTTAGCATCATTTATTTTATTAAAATACTGTTTTCCTTTTTGAGTATAAAAACCCTGAGAAGATGCAGATTGAAATCCAGTATTTAAAATATAATTAACAAAAGATGCACACCATGCAGTTCTTATATCTGCATTTATTCCACCACCGTACTTATGATACTTTATTACTGCTTTTCTTAATCCTTCTCTACTATAATTTTTATTATATTCACCAAAGGCTTTATCCATCCAATAAGGTTTTTCATTTTTAAAACTTTGTAATTTATACGGTGCAAATATTACATCTAATTGCCTTTTAGCTTTATCAAAAAAATTATTAAAATTCCTTTCTTTTGATAAACTCATACCTATATCAATATATTTATCTCCTGTTTTTAAACTTCTTATTTTTCCATAATAATAACCTTTTAAAATTTTCCCCATAGGATAAGCATTTAGTATAGAATTAATGCTTGTATCTACTACAGGAATAACATCTTCTTTTTGTAACTTTTTCTCATCAAATGAAGGTTTTAATAATCTTTTTAATTTTCTAAGATAATAAACATCTAAATTATTTATAAACAATTTATCTGTATATAAATAAAATGCAAATGATGAAAAATAATCTTTTTTTGTAAAATCATATAAAAGGTTAATGGACTTATAATCCGTTATCATAAATTTTCTTTTAGTATCTCTTTTTTCGATTTTTCTTATACTTTCAATATTTTGATTACTATCAACTATAGTTAATAATCCTCCAATAGAACAGTTACAAGTTGATGTATTCATAAGAACAGGGTTATTTCCTATCAGTATATTATTTTTCTTTTTCCAATTATTTAGTTTTGCAACACAAACTTTATTGACACTACATGATTTAAACGGAATAATTTTTTTATCATTTATTGTCGCAACATATAGACCATTTATTTTCTTTTCACTTTTGGTAACTATTAAATTTGTTATATCTGGAGCAAAACTACAACTTATTTTAGCTCCTTCACATACAAATTTTTCAGTTTCAGCCTCATCTTTATTTTGATAAAATGATGTATAAAAATCTGCTATATTATATGAGTTTCTAAGTCTCATATTATATTCGAGACTGTCTTTAGTT
Coding sequences within it:
- a CDS encoding metal ABC transporter ATP-binding protein, with the translated sequence MVNGVQIKICNLFLELGSTKILENINMTIKKGEIHCLIGPNGGGKTSLLRCLLGQVPYEGVIHLEYEDTKIFGYVPQVLEFERTLPITVEDFLAICYQKKPCFLGVSKDKRKYINEILDEVGLLDKRKRLLGNLSGGELQRLLLAQAINPRPNLLILDEPFTGIDSIGEQYFLNVIKKLKQEGITILWIHHNIKQVKEMADTVTCIKKSIQFTGDPATELTDEKILSIYV
- a CDS encoding putative ABC transporter permease; the protein is MFEYIWYFIIYSFLGWCIEVIYQALTHKKFINRGFLNGAYCPIYGFGAVFVIYLLKGTVNNPIILYALAVVITSIIEYITGFVLKKIFGLLWWDYTNEHFNLSGYICLKFSLLWGIAALILMYVIHPKTIFLVNFFNNKIGNILLIMLILVVFFDFLISILKLFSLKKDRKKLEKLSKKFRVVSDEIGKNLADITIQYEKKYKRLMKSYPKLKDIFKNFK
- a CDS encoding leucyl aminopeptidase, whose product is MKINLNGKGGLYVHLVFETENVTCDIFNHLKENKLYSAKLNELYVNTYEKAIFLGLGKKEEFTLDKARDAFFLLAKELMAKKITEVEMEIPKFDGLCVKKTASAIAEGLMQAEYKFDRFMSDKEEKVELTVNYISTADPSKHHKVQEGINEAKILIDSIFITRDLVNLPSNYIYPETLAKHAVDILSPLGVKVSVYDKKQIEEMGLLSFLSVGKGSDNDPRLIVMEYNGDSQSDEKLGLVGKGITYDSGGYSLKPSDGMKTMFCDMGGAATVIGSIRAIAQGKLKANVVGVVAACENAVSGHAYKPGDIIGSLSGKSIEVDNTDAEGRLTLADAVYYTASVMKATRIIDLATLTGACLIALGEVYTGSVTNNQMFFDEVKAASVEAGEKIWQLPIDPLFAKQNKSRVADIKNTGGRLAGTITAGMFVGEFVNNLPWVHLDIAGTAFLSKPYSYLPEGATGIHVKTLYKLVEKTYSTCQL
- a CDS encoding toxin-antitoxin system YwqK family antitoxin is translated as MTFFDISGNAVLNGEYKEIKKEKDENIFLSISSYVNGILSGQSRKFDRSGILTAIITYENGIEIEKRENVNSSGYVEYIEDEVTQKRQEGKYIIYTEDEVKIIEYKNNKLQGEYYTYVIDKNNDKAILTTMGTYDNGYLYGIQTYFNSLGKAVLIETYEKYTNIPTKATWFEYYPGTESLRSEKNYIGSKINGTVTYYYENGKIKEQLNYKNGLLHGEATKYDENGAKTEYKYEFGSRVLTTTPDVL
- the pth gene encoding aminoacyl-tRNA hydrolase, with the protein product MKLIVGLGNPGEKYKKTRHNIGFIFLDEIVSSLNLGNNFKNDFNSEYIKTDNAFYQKPLTYMNDSGLAIASLMKYYKLKIEDVYVIYDDMDLEVGQIRIRKQGSSGGHNGIKSIISHCGKDFVRIRIGIGSKKNNAINHVLGNFTTDEMNILNEKKKYIVDLIKDVLNGTTTEKIMSKYNNK
- a CDS encoding DUF6162 family protein; translation: MIFIKNEIIEPASSKKENMAILSIIILLILFAGILLKFTITKKESKKIENTQILSTSLNTTENTIFTELQIFGSDFQSIMEEFKEAPTPEFLDKEQAYPPFVKDASWEAKGEHKWYMFFSPKTNEIYYLGISLHRYVAGDFAIIINVKTNKSIIKYSKDEIKNITGKENVREISEKVKLMKEIIAYTGEDLINDAKGK
- a CDS encoding L-serine ammonia-lyase, iron-sulfur-dependent, subunit alpha, with product MESLKEVFKIGCGPSSSHTMGPERAARQFKNMYPNASKYRVELYGSLAATGKGHMTDWIIIKTLKPKHTDILWNHLYVHPYHTNYLKFVAIDENDNDFASWEVFSIGGGSIREMKDGIVMAPKEKDPYELFKLKDIISWCNENNKKLWEYVEYYEDSDIWDYLESIYNAMYNCIKRGIQKDGLLPAKLRYARKAKTMYEQSLIAPASLSLTKKVFSYALATSEENASAGEVVTAPTCGACGVIPAVLISMVEEFNIKKQEALRGLAIAGLIGALIKKNATVSGAEGGCQAEIGSACSMASAMATYLLGGNLDQIEYAAESGMEHALGMTCDPIGGYVIVPCIERNAVFAVKALNTANYVLSVGSDHLISFDDVIITMAETGKDLCPAYRETSEGGLAKYYDKLLQKQKELGLFGGTPLD
- a CDS encoding Na/Pi cotransporter family protein gives rise to the protein MIYRQILFQFLGGLGLFLFSIKYMGDGLQLSAGEKLRYILDKYTTNPFLGVLTGIFVTILIQSSSGTTVITVGLVGAGLLTLRQAIGIIMGANIGTTLTTFIIGFNLSKYALPIIFIGAALLFFTKKQFLNNMGRILYGFGGIFYALSLMAAAMSPLKSEPWFTDLMLKLGNNSILGVFIGTVLTMLIQASSATISILQNLYADNLITLKATLPVLFGDNIGTTITAILACIGASTASKRVALTHVLFNIIGTIIFLIFLAPFTKFTMLIQTFFSLPPKMTIAFAHGFFNVANTIIQFPFIAGLAYIVTKIFPITEEEITYKPEYLDALLIHKAPSVALGQSKKEIGVMLTKANRNFDLASEFFQTRQEKLSSKIERKEEELNQLDQEITKYITQIFREHLSVKEGEIGSALLDITRDIERIGDHAFGIVKDVNYQIKKSLIFSDYAKSEVLVLSKITKEMLSLTYEALIENDKIKAIEALDYHNRIYEYEKKVRKKHISRMNEGECQITAGLYYVDTISHFTRICDHARNIVEKVINDQL
- a CDS encoding metal ABC transporter solute-binding protein, Zn/Mn family, with translation MKKYIYILVLMIFSNLSFSKLSVGITLIPYYSYVANIVGDKMNVVPIIPENMDVHSYRPIAKDVKKLANVDILVVNGIGHDEFINPMINIVQKQGKKIKVINANARTTTMIAAGQKKAGLKNPHTFISITQAIQQIGYIASKLGEIDPANKAFYIKNARAYDKKLRELKREALEKVKGKVHNVKIATTHAGYDYLLAEFGLTVSSVVEPAHGQNPSAGDLKVIIDKIKNNNISILFDEDTGNHRNAQIIQNETGIKIAYLSHATKGKYTKDAFEKFMKQNLESVANSIK